A region of the Fibrobacter sp. UWEL genome:
GTAAGAGCAGAATGCGGTAGGAATGCAAAGAGTTGCACCGTTGCCGTGACGCTTAATGAAAGCGGGAGAAGTCGGGTCCCAAGCGGTGTAGCCACGAGCTTCGAAGGTAGAGCGGATACCGCCAGAGGGGAAGGAAGATGCGTCCGGTTCACCAACGATCAGGTTCTTGCCGGAGAATGCCATGATGGCCTTGTCGCCTTCCGGTTCCAGGAATGCATCGTGCTTTTCTGCGGTAGAGCCGGTAAGAGGCTGGAACCAGTGAGTGAAATGAGTTGCGCCGCGGTCAAGTGCCCACTTCTTCATAGCGTGAGCCACTTCGCCTGCGATGCTGGGGTCAAGTGCAACGCCGTTTTCGATGGTAGCGAAAAGCTTCTTGCAAATGTCCTTGGGGAGATAAGCCTTCATGGCTTCGGAGTTGAAAACGTCCTCACCGTAAAAGTCTACGTTTGCGGTAGCTGCGGCCTGGATGCCTGCTGCCGGTGCTTCTGCGATTTCGTTGATCGCACTCATTCTGTACTGGTTGCTCATAATGAACTCCTATTATGTTTTAAAACTCTTTAAGGTTTTACACCTTTTGTTTTCGGCCTAGGCATTGCAAAAGCCGTGCCAATTTTTGAGTCCGCAGGAGGTTCTTTTACGAATTTTTGCGAAAACCTTTTAAATTTTACAGATTTTGCGGGAAATAAAATGAAAAAAGGCCGCGCCGGTGGGCACAGCCTGATTTTCAAAATTTGATTTAGTTACGTATTTTGTAAACGGATTGGTTTGTGTTACAAAATTTGTAAAAAGCTACTTCTTTTCTTCTTCGTCCTTCTTGCTGACCAGAGTTAGAGTGGAATTGGCAATTGCTGTTTCTGCCGCTTCCCTTCTTGCTGTTCCGTCTTTATTGGTAGAATTCCAATTAGTTGCGGTTTTTGTTGAAAGGAAGTTTGCACCGAAACTGCCTCCAGCACCACCGGTGGTGATGGTGACGGTTGTTTTTACGACTTTTGATCCGTCTTCTTTAGTTATTGTTTCCATGTTTGCTTCTGCAGAATATCCTGCGGCCTTAGCTGCTGCAGATCCTGTGTTGTACCCGTTGGCGCCTCCCACGCCGCCGTCTTTATTGTCTATATATCCTGTTTGTCCGGGGTCTGTATCTTGCTTGTTGGTGGAGGCTCCGCAAACAATTGTTGCCACTTTCTCGTCGTATTGTGAATAGACTCGTGTAACGGTCTGGAGAAATTCTCCATTCGTTTCGTTCCATAAATCTGCAGGAACTTCAATAGTGTATTCGTATGTGGAGTATTTCTCCAGCTTGAAAAGCCCGTCTTCGCTGTCTTTGTTATAGGTGGACAGCTGAGTGCTGCCGACACCGGGCTTGAACACGTTTCCTTCGGTGCCCCATCCGCCAGGTCGTGTTGCATTGCCCATTGTCATGGTATATCCCACGTCAGTCGGCTTAAGGGCGGTTTCAGCAACGCTTCCGGCTTCTCCGCAGCTCATGCCTGTGCGGCTGGAAACGGTCCAGCTGGGCTTTGCCAGGGCGACGCATTCTGCGGCACTGGTTTCATTGGTGTAGATGATGTTGCTTCCTGACTCGGGTGTTACAGAAACGAACCACCAGTGCCCTGCGGAGCATTCGCTTAAGCTGGTGTTATTTGATGCTTGCCATCCAATTTTCGCAGCTTCACCGAACTTGTCATCTGCTATGTTTTCCGTAATATCGCCGCTGCAATAGGTAAAATTGGTGGTTTTGCCTCCGCCCGGGGCAATATAGCCAATGGCGCTCCAGTTGCCGATGGTGCCGTGGGCTCCGTGATACACATCCTGGAGCTTTTGATAGATGCTGGCTGCCGGTGCGATTTCAGAAGCCTTGGCCTTTGCGATATTGCCGAACAGCTTTGGAACTGCTATAGCGGCGAGAACGCCCATGATCACTATAACGACCATGATTTCCACGAGCGTAAAACCTTTATTGTACATGTTCTTCATAGGCGAATCTTTTAAATACTTGACCTTGTGGACTTAATGCGTATAAATTTATTATATATATACATTTATTTTTATTCTATGCAAAAATTTACCTAAAAAGGTATTACATCTTAGAGGGTTTTGATGGCCGAATTTCCTATATTTGGCGCCATGAAAAAACAGGTCGTTCTTGCAAGTGGATCTCCCCGCAGGTCCGAAATCCTTAAGCTCATTGGCGTAGACTTTCGAGTGGTGGTTTCTGGCGAGGAAGAAAAGCCTTCCTCTACCAATCCTCTGGATTTCCCTAAGGAAAATGCCGCTATTAAGGCACTGGCTGTCTCTCGCCTTGAAAAGGGTGAAATTGTCCTGGGTTTTGATACGTTGGTGTTCTTGGATGGCAAGCCCTTGGGCAAGCCTAAGGACGAAGCGGACGCCCTGCAAATGCTAAAAAAGTTGAATGGTCGCGGCCATACGGTGATTACGGGTGTAGCTGTGGCGAAAGACGGTGAACTTCTGAAATGTTCTGACGAGAAAACTGAGGTCATTTTCCGCGAGAACACTGACGAAGAGCTTCAAGAATATGTAAATTCTAAAGACCCGCTGGATAAGGCGGGGGCGTACGGCATTCAGACTGCTGGCGCACGGCTGATTAAAGCCATTAGTGGATGCTATTATAACGTGGTGGGCCTGCCGGTTGCGAAAACGCTGCAGGTTATGGGTGAAGCAGGAGTGAAGGTATGAATTTTGTAGAAGACAAGAGATCTGATGAACGTCTTGGCGATTACATTGCGCGCGTTCGTACTGAACGTGGTATGAGCCATCAGGATCTTTCCGCTGTAACTAAGGTTACGGTGAACTTCATCAAGGCTATTGAAGCTGGTGATTGGAAGGCTTTCCCGGTTGCCGCATATGCTCGCGGTTACCTGAATTCCGTTAGCGCAAAGTTGAATCTGGACCCCAAAAAGGTTCTTGCCTGGTATGCCGAAGAAACGGGTGCACAGACAAGTGACGATTTTCAGGATGTTTCTAATCATGAAAGAATCGCCCCGGTTGCAGAGGGCGAAATCAAGAAGAGCGGTGGCAAGGCTGTATTTATCGTTATCGCCTTGATTGGACTGGCATTCCTGGTCGCTTCTTATTTTCTGGATGTAACCAATTTTGACTTCATGAAGTCTGAACCTGCAGCGGACCATCTGGTTGCTGCTGTTGATTCCGTCGACCAGCCGGAAATTCCCGAAGGTGCAGAAAAGGTTGCCGTGGATTCCCTCCAGGTTGCTGAACCTGCCAAGAAGGATTCTTCCGTAGGTTCTGTAAGTCAGGCTGTGGTGGACGAAGCTGTGAAGAAGTCCGATCTTCCGGCTTCTGCAACGATTTTCATTTCTTCTGATTCCAAGAAGGATTCCGCTGCAGCACCTACCAACAAGACTTCCATTGAATTGATTGGCTCTGGCGAAACTACTTCCTGGGTTGGCATGAAGAATCGTGAAAATGCAGACCGCTTTGTGAAGGAAGCTAACATTTCCAAGTCCGGCATGAAGATGGCCTATAACACCGAAGACACTCTGTTTGTGACAATCGGTGAACCGAGAGCTATTTCCAAGATGATCCTGAATGGTGTGGAAACCGCATTGCCCGAAGTTCGTTTCGGTCGCGTGGTGAAGTTCCGCGTCTTCGGTGGTCAGATTATCAAGTAATTGAAGGTAGACAATGCGTACTTCTAGCATCGCTCGCAAGACTAACGAAACCGACATCGCCCTTACCCTGAATCTGGATGACTGCACTCCTGGTGTAATCAACTCCGGTAACGGCTTCCTGGATCACATGCTGAATTTGTTCCAGGTCCACGGCGGTTTCCATCTGGATTTGACCTGCCATGGTGACGTCCATGTGGATATGCACCATAGCATGGAAGACATCGCTATCGTGCTGGGTCAGGCTTTCGTTGAATGCCTGGGCGACAAGAAGGGCATTGAACGTTACGGCTTTTACTTTGTCCCTATGGACGAAGCACTGAGCCGCGTGTGCATTGACTTCAGCAACCGCATTGGCTTTGTCTGGAACGTGAAGTTGCCTGCTGCAATGGCCGGCGGTATCGAAGCCAGTATGTTTGAACATTTCTTCAAGAGCCTTGCGGAAAACGCCCGCATGAACTTGCATGTGGAACTGTTCTACGGTAACGACAATCACCACTGCCTGGAAAGCATTTTCAAGGCTTTGGCCCGCGCTGTTGCCATGGCTGTAGCTCCTTCCCGCAATGTGAAGGGCGTCCCCAGCTCCAAAGGCGTTTTATAGTTGCAAAGGGGCGCTGCCCCTTTGGAATCCCCGAACAAAAGGCTGTGCTTTCACAAACGAAGTTTGTTTAGCGCAGCCTTTTGTTGTTTGAGGGTGATTCCCTCGGTGTTAAATTTTCGGGAGTTTAACCTTGTCGCCGGCGTTGAGGCTTTCCAAGTTCAGTCCGGGGTTGACGGACTTTAGCTGGCTCATGATGAAAAAGCGGGGGAGGGTGAGAACCGCGGAACCGTAGGTTCTGCGGAGCAACTTCATCACGTCATCACCGTCGCCTGCACTTGCCATCTTGTAGAGGCCCGCGTTGTTGGGATCGGATTGAAGTTTTGCCAGGCCGTTTGTAAAGCGATCGGCGAATGCTTCTGCGCTATTGTCGGACTTGGTTTTAATACTTGCCTTGTTCTCGTGCGGGGTCTTATAGGATGCTCCGTCCAGTTTTTTCTGGCTTGCGGACTTGATGGCTTCCTTTTTGCCGGTGACCTGGGGTGGCAGTTTGAAGATGGGCGCCTGGTGGGCGTTCATGGTGATGTTTGTTGTAACCGCTTTCTGCTTCTTGAGAGGTTCTGCCGCCAAAACGGAGTCCAGGCTTGCGATGTAGGCTTCGTCGGGCCATTCTTCCAGGACGATTTTTTGGTCCGTCACGATGTACTTTGCCACGGTTGTGTCGTTTCCGCAGGCGCAAAGCAGGGCGAGGGGCAGGGAAAAAAGCATAAACTTCAGATTCATAGCCCAAAAATACTATATTTGGCTTGCCAAAATTGTAGAATTCTTCTAAATTTAGGCTCTCAAACTTATAACTTCACAGGAAGTATACAATGAAAGAAGGTATCCACCCTAACTATCAACCGGTCGTGTTCGTCGATGCGAATACGGGTAAAGAATATATCACCCGCTCCACGAAGTCTTCCGCCGAAAAGAAGACTATCGATGGTGTAGAGTACAGTGTGATCTCTCTCGAAATTACTGCAGATACCCATCC
Encoded here:
- a CDS encoding type B 50S ribosomal protein L31, with translation MKEGIHPNYQPVVFVDANTGKEYITRSTKSSAEKKTIDGVEYSVISLEITADTHPFWTGKQHRVDTAGRIDRFNKRFAGNITGAKRKTRKAAPAAKEEEA
- a CDS encoding RodZ family helix-turn-helix domain-containing protein, with translation MNFVEDKRSDERLGDYIARVRTERGMSHQDLSAVTKVTVNFIKAIEAGDWKAFPVAAYARGYLNSVSAKLNLDPKKVLAWYAEETGAQTSDDFQDVSNHERIAPVAEGEIKKSGGKAVFIVIALIGLAFLVASYFLDVTNFDFMKSEPAADHLVAAVDSVDQPEIPEGAEKVAVDSLQVAEPAKKDSSVGSVSQAVVDEAVKKSDLPASATIFISSDSKKDSAAAPTNKTSIELIGSGETTSWVGMKNRENADRFVKEANISKSGMKMAYNTEDTLFVTIGEPRAISKMILNGVETALPEVRFGRVVKFRVFGGQIIK
- the hisB gene encoding imidazoleglycerol-phosphate dehydratase HisB; the encoded protein is MRTSSIARKTNETDIALTLNLDDCTPGVINSGNGFLDHMLNLFQVHGGFHLDLTCHGDVHVDMHHSMEDIAIVLGQAFVECLGDKKGIERYGFYFVPMDEALSRVCIDFSNRIGFVWNVKLPAAMAGGIEASMFEHFFKSLAENARMNLHVELFYGNDNHHCLESIFKALARAVAMAVAPSRNVKGVPSSKGVL
- a CDS encoding type II secretion system protein, whose amino-acid sequence is MKNMYNKGFTLVEIMVVIVIMGVLAAIAVPKLFGNIAKAKASEIAPAASIYQKLQDVYHGAHGTIGNWSAIGYIAPGGGKTTNFTYCSGDITENIADDKFGEAAKIGWQASNNTSLSECSAGHWWFVSVTPESGSNIIYTNETSAAECVALAKPSWTVSSRTGMSCGEAGSVAETALKPTDVGYTMTMGNATRPGGWGTEGNVFKPGVGSTQLSTYNKDSEDGLFKLEKYSTYEYTIEVPADLWNETNGEFLQTVTRVYSQYDEKVATIVCGASTNKQDTDPGQTGYIDNKDGGVGGANGYNTGSAAAKAAGYSAEANMETITKEDGSKVVKTTVTITTGGAGGSFGANFLSTKTATNWNSTNKDGTARREAAETAIANSTLTLVSKKDEEEKK
- a CDS encoding nucleoside triphosphate pyrophosphatase; its protein translation is MKKQVVLASGSPRRSEILKLIGVDFRVVVSGEEEKPSSTNPLDFPKENAAIKALAVSRLEKGEIVLGFDTLVFLDGKPLGKPKDEADALQMLKKLNGRGHTVITGVAVAKDGELLKCSDEKTEVIFRENTDEELQEYVNSKDPLDKAGAYGIQTAGARLIKAISGCYYNVVGLPVAKTLQVMGEAGVKV